The following are encoded in a window of Heterodontus francisci isolate sHetFra1 chromosome 2, sHetFra1.hap1, whole genome shotgun sequence genomic DNA:
- the lrrc3b gene encoding leucine-rich repeat-containing protein 3B, whose product MKLMDLSLVRSLSMYFLLQSFVLLILCFNSASMCPKGCLCSHDNSLNVSCSNANLKEIPKDLPPETALLYLDSNQIRSVPNEIFKDLHQLKVLNLSKNVIESIEEQAFKGVADTLQTLDLSNNKIKSVHKDTFSKLKGRAQFSDNPWHCDCTLQQVLHGMPSNHEMASNIICETAALKEHTGKSFINAANEADLCNLSKKTTDVAMLVTMFGWFTMVISYVVYYVRQNQEDARRHLEYLKSLPTKQKKPEESDDISTVL is encoded by the coding sequence ATGAAGCTGATGGACCTGTCCCTAGttcgctccctctctatgtattttcTGCTGCAGAGTTTTGTGCTCCTGATACTGTGCTTTAACTCTGCCAGCATGTGTCCCAAAGGCTGTCTGTGTTCTCATGACAATAGCTTAAATGTAAGCTGCAGCAATGCAAATCTTAAAGAGATTCCTAAAGACCTTCCCCCTGAAACTGCTTTACTTTACTTAGATTCTAATCAAATAAGGTCTGTTCCCAATGAGATCTTCAAGGACCTGCATCAGCTCAAAGTGCTTAATTTGTCCAAAAATGTTATCGAGTCCATAGAAGAACAGGCATTCAAAGGGGTGGCTGACACCTTGCAGACTCTTGATCTTTCGAACAACAAGATTAAAAGTGTACATAAAGATACGTTCAGCAAACTCAAAGGAAGGGCCCAGTTCTCTGACAACCCATGGCACTGTGACTGCACCCTCCAGCAGGTGCTGCATGGCATGCCCTCTAACCATGAAATGGCCAGCAACATCATCTGTGAGACTGCAGCTTTGAAGGAACATACTGGGAAATCTTTTATCAACGCTGCCAATGAAGCCGACCTCTGTAATCTGTCTAAAAAAACAACCGATGTGGCGATGCTGGTCACTATGTTTGGCTGGTTCACCATGGTGATCTCATACGTGGTGTATTATGTACGTCAGAACCAAGAAGATGCAAGAAGGCATCTTGAATATTTAAAATCACTTCCAACCAAGCAAAAGAAGCCAGAAGAATCAGATGACATTAGTACTGTACTGTAA